TGATCTTATTGGGTTAACCCTGATCACCTTGAGGACTGTTTTTTGCTTGGCCTTTACATACCGTTCAATATTTCTGATCCAACCAGTGGCGATTTCTGATATATGTAAAAACGCAGTAAGATTGTCATATTCGTCAAGGGTTACATATGCTCCATGGCCAGTAACTTCTTTGACTGTAACTATAACTATTTCTCCCAATTCGGGGAGTTTTTTGGTTTCTGAGATACTCACTATGTTTAAACCAATTTGTTAGATTAATTAATTTTGCTTTTATATATTTCTAATAATCAATACCTTTTTTTGCCTTAATCCCCTTTTTGTATGGGTGTTTAATTTCTTTCATTTCCGTAACCAGGTCAGCCCTATGAAATATATTGTCCGTCAAGTGATTCCCAGTTAATATTACAGTCACCTCAGCTGGTTTTGAATCTAAAAGTGAAATAATTTCTTCTTCTTCTATTAGTTTAAGCTTTAATGCATAATTTATTTCGTCTAATATAACAATACTATATTTTCCAGAGTGTATTTTCTCCTTAGCGATTGCCAAAGCATTTTTTGATGACTCTACATGCTCCCTAATATCATGATCATCATCTATTATTCCAACGAATCCTTTTCCTGTTATTACCAATTCAAAATTTGGTTTTAATCTGTTTGAGCTATAAATTTCTCCGTAATTCCATTCTCCCTTTATGAACTGAATCATACAAACATTCAATTCGTATCCAATCGCTCTTAAAGCAACCCCTAAAGCTGCAGTAGTTTTCCCTTTTCCATTACCAAAGTACACAATTATCAATCCCTTGTCCATAATCATCTCCTGTATTCTTGATTCAAGTTTACTAGATCTCTCTACCTATTATGTTCATCCAAAATAGATTACGACTTATGAGTTCTACTTTTGCCAGGACATTCTATATGTTTCAGTCCGCTGCTTGAATTACTCTTTTTCAAGGAATGTTTTCACGTTATACAAGTCGGGTAATTATGAGCGATGAAAATCAAATTAGACCGTTGAGTTGACCGCAATTAGTTTAAATTAACTCGACGACTTATAGTTTGTATCCCTGCAGCCTATGTTCCAATTAACCCCTAGCGAGTTTAAATTTACTATAGAAAATGAGTGTTGTAGATTAGCAACTTCTTTTAAAGATAGACCTCACGTAGTACCGGTTTCATACATCTACGAAAACAATTTCTTTTATATTTCAACTGATTATCACACAAAAAAATTATACAACGTCAATAAAAATCCTAACGTCAGTTTAGCTGTAGACATTTACAAACCAAATCAGAACAAGGGGATCGTTGTAAACGGGATAGTCAGACTAATTGAGAATGGCCAAATATATGACAAAATTTACTTGCTTTTTTATCGCAAATTTGAGTGGGTTCGAAATGATCCTTGGAAAGAGGGGGAAGCACCTTTTTTAGAAATCAAACCGTATGAAAAGACTAGTTGGGGAATTAACTGATTTGAACATTAAATTCCAATTGGAAGAAGCAGCCGGAGTAGTGTGTAAAGTTATCTATCCAATCCCTGTTTCTTCATTTAGTGGAAAAGGTACCGAGGTTGCTATTTGTACACTTTCGAGTAT
The DNA window shown above is from Candidatus Nitrosocosmicus arcticus and carries:
- a CDS encoding pyridoxamine 5'-phosphate oxidase family protein encodes the protein MFQLTPSEFKFTIENECCRLATSFKDRPHVVPVSYIYENNFFYISTDYHTKKLYNVNKNPNVSLAVDIYKPNQNKGIVVNGIVRLIENGQIYDKIYLLFYRKFEWVRNDPWKEGEAPFLEIKPYEKTSWGIN